A window of Christiangramia forsetii KT0803 contains these coding sequences:
- a CDS encoding aromatic amino acid hydroxylase, translating to MLDNIQSNEILDRLPAHLQQFIKPQNYDDYSSINQAVWRYVMRKNVDYLSKVAHDSYLEGLKKTGISIDSIPNMYGMNRILEEIGWAAVAVDGFIPPAAFMEFQAYNVLVIASDIRQLEHIKYTPAPDIIHEGAGHAPIIANPEYAEYLRRFGEIGCKAISSSHDYEVYEAIRELSILKEAEDTPKEKIEEVEKRVDDLQNADVVSSEMSQIRNLHWWTVEYGLIGTPENPKIYGAGLLSSIGESKSCMTDAVEKFPYSIEAAKKEFDITKPQPQLFVTPDFAHLSLVLEEFANKMALRKGGLEGIQKLIDSKNLGTIEFSTGIQVSGSFSNVIEHEGKAIYIQTNGKTALSTREKELVGHGVSTHPEGFGSPIGKLKGINLAIEDMSPRDLRAYDIYEGEKVSFEFEGGVKVEGEIITGTRNLQGKIILISFKNCTVTYNEKVLFKPEWGKYDMAVGKEVISAFAGPADHESFDLITHDPSSTTIKSKKNAEREELESLYESVRNIRKGENTKFSLSAAFDIIKKHHPKDWLLSVEIYELAIEDDPKLAEQIKDHLQKLKKIRPEVAHLIEDGLEMTETKMVTP from the coding sequence ATGTTAGATAATATTCAATCCAACGAAATTCTCGATAGGCTACCGGCCCATCTTCAGCAATTTATAAAGCCTCAAAATTATGATGATTACAGCTCCATCAATCAGGCAGTCTGGCGATATGTAATGCGAAAGAATGTTGACTATTTAAGCAAGGTCGCTCATGATTCTTATCTGGAAGGTCTTAAGAAAACAGGAATATCAATTGATAGCATTCCTAATATGTATGGAATGAATCGTATTCTTGAAGAAATTGGCTGGGCTGCGGTTGCTGTAGATGGATTTATTCCACCAGCGGCTTTTATGGAGTTTCAGGCGTACAATGTTCTTGTAATCGCCAGTGATATACGTCAACTTGAACATATAAAATATACTCCCGCTCCCGATATTATCCATGAAGGTGCCGGCCACGCCCCTATTATCGCCAATCCGGAATACGCCGAATATCTAAGGCGTTTTGGGGAAATTGGCTGTAAGGCTATTTCCAGCTCACATGATTATGAAGTTTATGAAGCCATTCGTGAGCTTTCTATTTTAAAGGAAGCGGAAGATACTCCGAAAGAAAAAATCGAAGAAGTTGAAAAGAGAGTAGACGATCTTCAAAATGCAGATGTAGTATCCAGTGAAATGTCTCAAATTAGAAATTTGCATTGGTGGACTGTAGAGTACGGACTTATAGGAACTCCGGAAAACCCGAAAATTTATGGTGCAGGACTACTATCATCTATTGGCGAAAGCAAATCCTGTATGACAGATGCTGTTGAAAAATTCCCTTACTCCATTGAAGCAGCGAAAAAAGAATTTGATATCACTAAACCACAACCTCAGCTTTTTGTCACCCCGGACTTTGCTCATTTAAGCCTTGTGCTTGAAGAATTCGCTAACAAAATGGCTTTAAGAAAAGGCGGACTGGAAGGAATTCAGAAATTAATTGACTCCAAAAATCTTGGTACCATTGAGTTTAGTACGGGAATTCAAGTTTCCGGAAGTTTTTCGAATGTCATCGAACATGAGGGAAAAGCGATTTATATTCAAACTAATGGAAAAACTGCACTTTCTACAAGGGAAAAAGAACTGGTAGGACATGGTGTCTCTACGCATCCGGAAGGATTTGGTTCTCCTATTGGCAAATTAAAGGGAATAAATCTGGCTATAGAAGATATGAGTCCCAGAGATCTTAGAGCCTATGATATTTATGAAGGTGAAAAGGTGAGTTTTGAATTCGAGGGCGGAGTAAAAGTTGAAGGTGAAATTATTACCGGAACCAGAAACCTCCAGGGTAAAATTATTTTGATCAGTTTTAAAAATTGCACGGTCACTTATAATGAAAAGGTATTATTTAAGCCAGAATGGGGAAAATATGATATGGCCGTAGGGAAAGAGGTCATTTCTGCATTTGCAGGACCTGCAGATCACGAATCTTTTGATCTTATAACCCACGACCCATCTTCCACAACTATAAAAAGTAAAAAAAACGCAGAGAGAGAAGAACTGGAATCTCTCTATGAATCGGTAAGAAATATTAGAAAAGGTGAAAACACCAAATTTTCCCTTAGCGCTGCATTTGATATCATAAAAAAACATCATCCTAAAGATTGGTTACTCTCGGTGGAGATCTATGAGCTAGCAATAGAGGATGATCCAAAGTTAGCGGAGCAAATTAAAGATCATCTTCAGAAACTAAAAAAAATCAGACCGGAAGTCGCCCATTTAATTGAGGATGGTCTAGAAATGACCGAAACAAAAATGGTTACTCCTTAA
- a CDS encoding DUF4136 domain-containing protein, which translates to MKFLRITPVLLLFAVVLTSCSSVKVASDYDREADFNKYGTYAFFKPGIDKAEISDLDKKRILRAIETEMQKNGFTKSENPDLLVSIFTKTNENINIYQNNYPYYGYGWGWNPWYWGSGFNTVNRTSEGTLYIDLIDSEGKELVWQGMGTAALASEVNKKQERINEIVGKIMEKYPPGMEK; encoded by the coding sequence ATGAAATTTCTAAGAATTACTCCAGTTCTACTGTTGTTTGCGGTAGTTTTAACTTCATGTAGCAGTGTAAAAGTTGCTTCAGACTATGATCGTGAGGCCGACTTTAATAAATATGGAACTTATGCTTTTTTCAAGCCAGGCATAGATAAAGCTGAAATTTCTGATCTTGACAAAAAAAGAATTTTAAGAGCTATTGAAACGGAAATGCAGAAAAATGGATTTACAAAATCTGAAAATCCTGATCTTCTTGTAAGTATATTTACAAAGACGAATGAGAATATTAATATCTATCAGAACAATTACCCATATTACGGCTATGGCTGGGGATGGAACCCTTGGTACTGGGGAAGCGGTTTTAATACCGTGAATAGAACCAGTGAAGGAACCCTTTATATAGACCTTATAGATTCTGAAGGAAAAGAACTGGTTTGGCAGGGAATGGGTACAGCTGCTCTTGCCAGTGAAGTAAATAAAAAACAGGAACGAATCAACGAAATCGTTGGGAAGATCATGGAGAAATATCCTCCCGGAATGGAGAAATAA
- a CDS encoding urocanate hydratase, with protein MNFKDLILEGIPDELPAARIYDQSLNHAPKRKDILDADEKKLALENALRYFDKKHHETLLPEFREELEKYGRIYMYRFKPDYDFYARPIDEYPGESVQAKGIMLMIQNNLDPEVAQHPEELITYGGNGAVFQNWAQYLLTMQYLAMMDNEQTLAMYSGHPMGLFPSHANAPRVVVTNGMMIPNYSKPDDWEKFNALGVTQYGQMTAGSFMYIGPQGIVHGTTITVLNAGRKISKSGEGLAGKLFVTSGLGGMSGAQPKAGNIAGCITICAEVNPKATQTRHKQGWVDEVIDNVEELAERVKKAKAGKEVISIAYQGNVVEIWEYFAENDIYIDLGSDQTSLHNPWAGGYYPVDLGFEEANELMASNPEKFKEKVQESLRRQTTAINKHTKRGTYFFDYGNAFLLEASRAEADIMSEDGKDFRYPSYVQDIMGPMCFDYGFGPFRWVCASGKEEDLQKTDKIATEVLNKLKENSPAEIQQQMQDNIQWIKGARENKLVVGSKARILYADAEGRIAIAKAFNDAISRGEIGQIVLGRDHHDVSGTDSPYRETSNIYDGSSFTADMAIQNVIGDSFRGATWVSIHNGGGVGWGEVVNGGFGMILEGDKSSEDRLKSMLFWDVNNGIARRSWARNEEAIFAAKRAMNMNPQLKVTIPNLVDQDLLD; from the coding sequence ATGAACTTTAAGGATCTTATACTTGAAGGTATACCCGACGAATTACCGGCAGCAAGAATATATGACCAATCTTTAAATCATGCTCCCAAACGCAAGGATATCTTAGATGCCGATGAAAAGAAACTCGCGTTAGAAAATGCATTAAGATATTTTGACAAAAAACATCATGAGACTTTACTTCCTGAATTCAGGGAAGAACTGGAAAAATATGGTCGTATCTATATGTATAGGTTCAAACCCGATTATGATTTTTACGCCAGACCAATAGACGAATACCCTGGGGAAAGTGTTCAGGCAAAAGGAATCATGCTCATGATTCAGAATAATTTGGATCCTGAAGTTGCTCAACATCCAGAAGAATTGATCACTTATGGTGGTAACGGTGCTGTATTCCAAAACTGGGCACAATACCTTCTAACCATGCAATATCTGGCGATGATGGATAACGAACAGACTCTGGCAATGTATTCTGGTCATCCAATGGGTCTCTTCCCTTCCCATGCTAATGCTCCAAGAGTTGTTGTAACTAACGGAATGATGATCCCTAATTATTCCAAACCAGATGACTGGGAGAAATTCAATGCATTGGGAGTAACTCAATATGGGCAAATGACTGCCGGAAGTTTTATGTATATAGGTCCGCAGGGAATCGTACACGGGACAACTATTACTGTTTTAAATGCAGGAAGAAAGATATCTAAATCTGGTGAAGGCTTAGCTGGGAAATTATTTGTGACTTCGGGTCTTGGCGGAATGAGCGGCGCTCAACCAAAAGCCGGGAATATTGCAGGTTGTATTACCATTTGTGCTGAAGTAAATCCTAAAGCTACCCAAACCAGGCATAAACAAGGCTGGGTAGATGAAGTTATTGATAATGTAGAAGAACTTGCGGAAAGAGTCAAAAAAGCAAAAGCTGGAAAAGAAGTGATATCCATAGCATACCAGGGCAACGTGGTAGAAATCTGGGAATATTTTGCTGAAAATGACATTTACATAGACCTGGGAAGCGATCAAACATCGCTGCACAATCCATGGGCTGGTGGTTATTATCCGGTTGATCTTGGCTTTGAGGAAGCAAATGAATTGATGGCTTCAAATCCTGAAAAATTCAAAGAGAAAGTTCAGGAAAGTTTGAGAAGACAAACCACCGCAATTAATAAGCATACAAAAAGAGGCACCTATTTCTTTGACTACGGAAATGCTTTTTTACTGGAAGCATCCAGAGCCGAGGCCGATATTATGAGCGAAGATGGGAAAGATTTTAGATACCCGAGTTATGTTCAGGATATTATGGGACCTATGTGTTTTGATTATGGATTCGGACCTTTTAGATGGGTTTGTGCTTCAGGCAAAGAGGAAGATCTTCAGAAGACTGATAAAATAGCAACTGAGGTTTTAAACAAATTAAAAGAAAATTCACCTGCCGAAATTCAGCAGCAAATGCAGGACAACATTCAATGGATCAAAGGGGCTCGCGAGAATAAATTAGTAGTAGGCTCAAAAGCGAGAATTCTTTATGCGGATGCCGAAGGAAGAATAGCGATTGCTAAGGCTTTTAACGACGCTATATCCCGTGGAGAGATAGGCCAGATAGTACTTGGGCGTGATCATCATGATGTTTCCGGAACCGATTCACCATACCGTGAGACCTCAAATATTTATGATGGATCGAGCTTTACGGCAGATATGGCAATACAAAACGTTATAGGAGATAGTTTCAGAGGAGCGACCTGGGTGAGCATTCACAATGGCGGTGGAGTTGGCTGGGGAGAGGTTGTTAATGGAGGATTCGGCATGATTCTTGAAGGTGATAAATCATCAGAAGATCGTTTAAAATCTATGTTATTCTGGGATGTAAATAACGGAATTGCCCGCAGATCCTGGGCAAGGAATGAGGAAGCCATATTCGCAGCCAAACGCGCAATGAACATGAATCCGCAATTAAAAGTTACTATTCCCAACCTAGTAGATCAGGATCTTTTGGATTAA
- a CDS encoding DUF5522 domain-containing protein, with translation MNFQKKRIPLEDGDYYLTPEGYRCFTEQYHLKRGYCCESGCRHCPYGYNKKTNSQE, from the coding sequence ATGAATTTTCAGAAAAAAAGAATCCCGTTAGAAGATGGAGACTATTATCTCACTCCTGAAGGCTATCGCTGTTTTACTGAACAATACCATCTAAAAAGAGGCTATTGCTGTGAAAGCGGATGCCGACATTGCCCATACGGATATAACAAGAAAACCAACTCTCAAGAATAA